From Bacillota bacterium, one genomic window encodes:
- a CDS encoding ABC transporter ATP-binding protein encodes MLVIDSIVTHYGPVEALKGISLEVREGEIVTLIGANGAGKSTTLRTISGLVRPTSGSIKYQGRELTALPPERIVAMGIAHVPEGRRVFPMMTVLENLELGAFTRKDAAGVRQDMEFVFSLFPRLAERRKQLAGTMSGGEQQMLAIARALMARPKLLLLDEPSMGLAPRIVESIFEVIQDINRQGTTVLLVEQNAHLALSIAHRGYVLETGRIVLSGTARSLLENEAVRRAYLGA; translated from the coding sequence ATGCTGGTCATTGACAGCATCGTCACGCACTACGGGCCCGTGGAAGCGCTGAAGGGGATCTCGCTGGAGGTCCGGGAAGGAGAAATCGTCACGCTCATCGGGGCCAACGGGGCGGGAAAGAGTACGACCCTGCGCACCATCTCGGGCCTCGTGCGGCCCACGTCGGGGAGCATCAAGTATCAAGGGCGAGAGCTGACCGCCTTGCCGCCGGAGCGCATTGTGGCCATGGGCATCGCCCACGTGCCCGAAGGCCGCCGGGTGTTTCCCATGATGACGGTTCTAGAAAACCTCGAGCTCGGCGCGTTTACCCGCAAAGACGCCGCGGGCGTCCGGCAAGACATGGAATTTGTGTTCTCGCTCTTTCCGCGACTGGCCGAGCGGCGCAAGCAGCTGGCGGGCACCATGTCGGGCGGCGAGCAGCAGATGTTGGCCATCGCGCGGGCCCTGATGGCGCGGCCGAAACTTCTCCTCTTGGACGAGCCGTCCATGGGCCTGGCGCCGCGGATCGTCGAGAGCATTTTCGAAGTCATCCAGGACATCAACCGGCAGGGAACGACGGTGCTGCTGGTCGAGCAGAACGCCCACTTGGCGCTGTCCATCGCCCATCGCGGGTACGTCCTGGAGACGGGGCGCATCGTGCTCAGCGGCACCGCGCGCAGCCTCTTGGAAAACGAGGCCGTGCGGCGGGCGTACCTCGGCGCTTGA
- a CDS encoding transglycosylase — protein sequence MDVPTRAGKALWLALVLALAAAALFKPALRRIYTIDYRDAIAAAATSHGLDPLLVAAIVRVESGFNARALSPKGARGLMQVMPDTGAWVAQQLSWPDYHPDMLYDPERNLAIGTWYLRYLATVFDGNLVATLAAYNAGQNRVQQWLADSTWDGRKETIDDIPFRETRTYVRRVLGTLDTYTWLYDGRWEQGSTTAESKF from the coding sequence GTGGACGTGCCGACCCGGGCAGGAAAGGCGCTGTGGCTGGCGCTGGTGCTGGCGCTGGCGGCCGCCGCGTTGTTCAAGCCCGCCTTGCGCCGCATCTATACCATCGATTACCGTGACGCCATCGCCGCCGCGGCGACCAGCCACGGTCTAGATCCGCTCTTGGTGGCCGCCATCGTGCGGGTCGAAAGCGGCTTCAACGCCCGTGCGCTCTCGCCCAAGGGCGCGCGCGGCCTGATGCAGGTTATGCCCGACACGGGTGCGTGGGTCGCGCAGCAGCTCAGCTGGCCGGACTATCATCCCGACATGCTCTACGACCCGGAGCGCAACCTGGCCATCGGGACCTGGTACTTGCGCTACCTGGCTACGGTGTTCGACGGCAACCTGGTCGCCACGCTGGCCGCCTACAACGCCGGCCAGAACAGGGTGCAGCAGTGGCTGGCCGACTCGACGTGGGACGGCCGCAAGGAGACCATCGACGATATCCCGTTTCGCGAAACCCGCACCTACGTGCGCCGGGTCCTGGGCACGCTGGATACGTACACGTGGTTGTACGACGGCCGCTGGGAGCAGGGCTCGACAACGGCAGAATCGAAGTTTTAA
- a CDS encoding DNA-formamidopyrimidine glycosylase gives MPELPEVETVRRQLAAALPGRTVVDVDVRLARTVQNATPEELAAFVRGRAFAGVGRRGKYLLLPLQPRREGGAGDEPEQLVVHLRMTGRLTVAGAREAADPYTRVVFVLDDGRELRFADVRTFGTIHLCGPGRPAPRGLQELGPEPLDDAFTPDVLAAALRGRRAPVKAVLLDQRCVAGVGNIYADEALFAAGIHPGRAAASLTAEETALLHAALREVLEKAIAFGGTTIRDYVNGNGAPGGFQRCLQVYGRAGEPCPHCGEPIARLRLAGRGTHFCPRCQR, from the coding sequence ATGCCTGAGCTGCCGGAAGTGGAGACGGTGCGCCGGCAGCTGGCGGCGGCCTTGCCGGGCCGGACGGTGGTGGACGTGGACGTGCGGCTGGCCCGAACGGTGCAAAACGCGACGCCGGAGGAGCTGGCGGCGTTCGTCCGCGGGAGGGCGTTCGCGGGCGTGGGGCGGCGGGGCAAGTACTTGCTGCTGCCGCTGCAGCCGCGGAGGGAGGGCGGCGCGGGAGACGAGCCGGAGCAGCTGGTCGTTCACCTGCGCATGACGGGCCGGCTGACCGTGGCCGGCGCCCGGGAGGCTGCGGATCCGTACACGCGGGTCGTGTTCGTGTTGGACGACGGGCGGGAACTGCGCTTCGCCGACGTACGCACGTTCGGCACCATCCACCTGTGCGGGCCGGGGCGGCCGGCGCCGCGGGGGCTGCAAGAACTGGGGCCCGAGCCGCTGGACGATGCCTTTACGCCCGATGTGCTGGCCGCTGCGCTGCGGGGGCGGCGGGCGCCCGTGAAAGCGGTGCTGCTGGACCAGCGCTGCGTCGCGGGCGTAGGCAACATCTACGCCGACGAGGCGCTGTTTGCGGCGGGCATCCATCCGGGACGGGCGGCGGCGTCGCTGACTGCGGAAGAAACGGCGCTCCTGCACGCCGCCCTGCGGGAAGTCCTCGAGAAGGCCATCGCCTTCGGCGGGACCACCATCCGCGACTACGTGAACGGGAACGGCGCTCCGGGCGGTTTCCAGCGTTGCCTGCAAGTGTACGGGCGCGCCGGCGAGCCGTGCCCGCACTGCGGGGAGCCCATTGCGCGGCTGCGCCTGGCCGGGCGGGGGACGCACTTCTGTCCCCGGTGCCAGCGATGA
- a CDS encoding nicotinate phosphoribosyltransferase: MEFRSMADVAAFQVDQTKRLHSATHEEIFAGATTDVYFVKTLEVLRHLGLEDKPVTAELFARRGGVLAGVEECRQLLAGTGVRVWSLPEGAEFGPKEVVMRIEGPYGRFGMYETALLGILASASGWATAAREAKQAAGDKPVICFGARHVHPAVAPVMERAAMIGGADGAACILGAKLLGRTPVGTMPHALFLIVGDSVAAALAYDEVMPPEEPRTVLVDTFKDEVEESLRIAEVLGNKLEAVRLDTPGERGGVTPELVAELRARLDLAGFKHVRIMVSGGLDPERIRLLAAAGADIFGVGSFISRAAPIDMTMDLKEVDGRPVAKRGRIPGRTPNERLVPLL, encoded by the coding sequence ATGGAGTTTCGCTCAATGGCCGATGTGGCCGCATTTCAAGTGGATCAGACCAAGCGGCTTCATTCCGCCACGCACGAAGAGATCTTCGCCGGAGCCACGACGGACGTCTACTTCGTCAAGACGCTGGAAGTGCTCCGGCACCTGGGCTTGGAGGACAAGCCCGTCACCGCCGAGCTGTTCGCCCGGCGCGGCGGCGTGCTGGCGGGCGTGGAGGAGTGCCGGCAGCTGCTGGCGGGCACGGGGGTGCGCGTCTGGTCGCTGCCGGAAGGCGCGGAGTTCGGCCCCAAGGAAGTCGTCATGCGCATCGAAGGCCCGTACGGCCGGTTTGGGATGTACGAGACCGCGCTGCTGGGCATTTTGGCTAGCGCTTCGGGCTGGGCGACGGCGGCGCGGGAGGCGAAGCAGGCTGCCGGCGACAAGCCGGTCATTTGTTTTGGCGCTCGGCACGTGCACCCCGCGGTGGCGCCCGTCATGGAGCGGGCGGCCATGATCGGCGGCGCGGACGGAGCGGCGTGCATTCTCGGCGCAAAGCTGCTGGGCCGCACGCCCGTGGGCACGATGCCGCATGCGCTGTTCCTCATCGTCGGCGACTCGGTGGCCGCCGCGCTGGCATACGATGAAGTGATGCCGCCCGAAGAGCCGCGCACGGTGCTGGTGGACACGTTCAAGGATGAAGTCGAGGAAAGCCTGCGCATCGCCGAGGTGCTGGGAAACAAGCTCGAGGCTGTGCGGCTGGATACGCCCGGCGAGCGAGGCGGCGTCACGCCGGAGCTGGTGGCGGAGCTGCGGGCGCGCCTCGACCTGGCCGGGTTCAAGCACGTGCGGATTATGGTGTCCGGCGGCCTGGATCCGGAGCGCATCCGCCTGCTGGCCGCGGCGGGCGCCGACATTTTCGGCGTCGGCAGCTTCATTTCACGCGCCGCGCCCATCGACATGACGATGGACCTGAAGGAAGTGGACGGGAGGCCCGTCGCCAAGCGAGGGCGGATCCCGGGCCGCACGCCCAATGAACGCCTGGTGCCGCTGCTGTAA
- a CDS encoding ABC transporter ATP-binding protein: MALLEVRGLTVQFGGLRAVDNVDFDVRQGEILSLIGPNGAGKTTVFNVLTGMYRPAAGQVLFQGRSLVGQAPHQIAARGIARTFQNIRLFGDMEAWENVCVGMHTRLRSGFWASVFKPPWTRREEKRAREQAREYLAFVGLAGLERVKARNLPYGAQRRLEIARALAAEPTLLLLDEPAAGMNTKETAELLELIRKLKERGITVVLIEHDMKLVMGISERIVVLDHGSKIAEGTPAEIRSDPAVIAAYLGAAANAGH, encoded by the coding sequence ATGGCGCTGCTTGAGGTGCGCGGGCTGACGGTGCAGTTCGGCGGCTTGCGGGCCGTGGACAACGTGGACTTTGACGTGCGCCAAGGGGAAATCTTGAGCCTTATCGGGCCCAACGGCGCGGGCAAGACCACGGTGTTCAACGTGCTGACGGGGATGTACCGGCCTGCCGCGGGGCAAGTGCTTTTCCAGGGGCGGTCGCTGGTCGGCCAGGCGCCGCACCAGATCGCCGCGCGCGGCATCGCCCGCACCTTCCAGAACATCCGGCTGTTCGGCGACATGGAGGCGTGGGAAAACGTCTGCGTCGGCATGCACACCCGCCTGCGCAGCGGATTCTGGGCGTCGGTGTTTAAGCCGCCGTGGACGCGGCGGGAGGAGAAGCGGGCGCGGGAGCAAGCCCGCGAGTACCTGGCTTTCGTCGGCCTGGCGGGGTTGGAGCGGGTCAAGGCGAGGAATTTGCCGTACGGCGCACAGCGGCGGCTGGAAATTGCGCGGGCCTTGGCCGCGGAGCCGACGCTGCTTCTGCTGGACGAGCCGGCCGCCGGCATGAATACCAAGGAGACGGCGGAACTGCTGGAGCTCATCCGCAAGCTGAAGGAGCGCGGCATCACCGTGGTGCTGATTGAACATGACATGAAGCTGGTGATGGGCATCTCCGAGCGCATCGTCGTCTTGGATCACGGCAGCAAGATCGCGGAGGGAACGCCGGCGGAAATTCGCAGCGACCCGGCGGTCATCGCCGCGTACTTGGGGGCGGCGGCCAATGCTGGTCATTGA
- a CDS encoding dephospho-CoA kinase, with translation MNTARRGIVAGLTGGIACGKSTVARMFAELGAAVVSADEISREIVAPGMPAWEEIRAEFGDAVLRPDGTLDRKRLGTIVFSDPAKRRRLEAITHPRIRQVMAERIAAAAAAGRPVIAEIPLLFESEASRSLVDVVIVVYADPETQLARLMGRDQLTREQALARIEAQMPLSEKVKRADFVIDNGGDLERTREQVARIWSELLQA, from the coding sequence ATGAACACGGCACGGCGCGGGATCGTGGCGGGGCTGACGGGCGGCATCGCCTGCGGCAAATCGACGGTGGCGCGGATGTTTGCCGAGCTGGGGGCGGCGGTGGTCAGCGCCGACGAGATTAGCCGGGAAATCGTGGCGCCGGGCATGCCCGCGTGGGAGGAGATTCGCGCTGAGTTCGGCGACGCGGTGCTGCGGCCCGACGGCACGTTGGACCGCAAGCGGCTGGGCACCATCGTTTTCTCCGACCCGGCCAAGCGGCGGCGGCTGGAGGCGATTACGCACCCGCGCATCCGGCAAGTGATGGCCGAGCGCATCGCGGCCGCCGCGGCTGCAGGCCGGCCGGTCATCGCCGAAATTCCGCTGCTGTTTGAAAGCGAAGCCAGTCGCTCGCTGGTGGACGTCGTCATCGTCGTCTACGCGGACCCCGAAACACAGCTGGCGCGCTTGATGGGGCGGGATCAGTTGACCCGGGAACAAGCGCTGGCGCGCATCGAGGCGCAGATGCCCCTGTCGGAAAAGGTCAAGCGCGCCGACTTCGTCATCGACAACGGCGGCGACTTGGAGCGGACGCGAGAGCAAGTGGCCCGCATTTGGAGCGAGCTGCTGCAGGCGTGA
- a CDS encoding DNA polymerase I, with amino-acid sequence MGEKREKVVLIDAYSLIHRAFYALPPLSTSRGEPTNAVVGFANMVLALLDEEQPDYVAVAFDRGGPTFRDEMFEEYKAHRPPMPEELRPQIPRVEQFLAAMNIPVFGVAGYEADDMIGTLAEQAKAKGMDVLIVTGDRDMLQLVDEQVHVLLTRRGIRDMQRLDVQGVVELLGVPPERVPDLKGLMGDASDNIPGVPQIGPKTAAKLLQEYGSLENVLAHAGAIKGQVGENLRAYGDQARLSKQLSVIRTDAPVQFDEATLRRREPDMEALTRFAAELEFRSLLERMHKQQGARVGQAVEPAQGEPAAGEREVREPAAVTGAGLPVQVVRDAESLRAAAAALAAARQPLVVGVLGSEEDAMRARIVGVLAATEAQAWYVPIGHAGGAGAQLLWDEVRAALGPVWEDARVPKWCHDAKQLRTLLRRHGTDLLGVTVDVCLASYLVNPEGSHDLPSVSMRYCNRYLPTWKQRLSEAPVQRGASPAELPPEMVAAALADEALAVRELAPVLTERLRRDELWELYERIELPLVDVLLEMEMTGVRIDVDYLRSLSAELDAEIERLTQEIYALAGEPFNINSPKQLSAVLFDKLQLPVIKRTKTGPSTDQEVLEALAENHPLPAKLLEYRQLTKLKNTYVDALPALVHPETGKVHTHFNQTVAATGRLSSANPNLQNIPVRTEEGRRIRKAFIPSEPGWVILKADYSQIELRVLAHISGDETLIEAFRRGEDIHRRTAAEVFGLKPEEVTPERRDAAKAINFGIVYGISSFGLAKGTGLSREEAQKYIDAYFARYPGVRQYIETIKAVGRELGYVTTLFKRRRYLPDLRSRDFARRSFAERMAMNTPIQGTAADIIKLAMVAAWRRLKEEGLRARLLLQVHDELVLELPAEETARVAALIRDCMSHVVELKVPLVVDVEVGPNWLETESVAADA; translated from the coding sequence ATGGGCGAGAAGCGGGAAAAAGTGGTCCTCATCGATGCCTACAGTTTGATCCACCGGGCGTTCTACGCGTTGCCGCCCCTCAGCACGTCCCGGGGCGAGCCGACCAACGCGGTGGTGGGATTCGCCAATATGGTGTTGGCGCTGCTGGACGAGGAGCAGCCCGACTACGTGGCGGTGGCGTTCGACCGCGGGGGACCGACGTTTCGGGATGAGATGTTTGAAGAGTACAAAGCCCATCGGCCGCCGATGCCGGAGGAGCTGCGGCCGCAAATTCCGCGCGTCGAGCAGTTCCTGGCGGCGATGAACATCCCGGTCTTCGGGGTGGCGGGTTACGAAGCCGACGACATGATCGGCACCTTGGCGGAACAAGCCAAAGCCAAAGGCATGGACGTGCTCATCGTCACCGGCGACCGCGACATGCTGCAGCTGGTGGACGAGCAGGTGCACGTGCTCTTGACGCGGCGGGGCATTCGCGACATGCAGCGGCTGGACGTGCAAGGCGTCGTCGAGCTGCTGGGCGTGCCGCCCGAACGGGTGCCGGATCTCAAGGGACTGATGGGCGACGCCTCGGACAACATCCCCGGCGTCCCCCAGATTGGACCGAAGACGGCCGCGAAGCTCCTGCAGGAATACGGCTCGCTGGAAAACGTCCTGGCCCACGCCGGCGCCATCAAGGGCCAGGTGGGCGAAAACTTGCGTGCGTACGGCGATCAGGCGCGGCTCAGCAAGCAGCTTTCCGTCATCCGCACCGACGCGCCGGTTCAGTTCGACGAGGCGACGTTGCGCCGCCGGGAGCCCGACATGGAGGCGCTGACGCGCTTTGCGGCGGAATTGGAGTTCCGCAGCTTGCTGGAGCGCATGCACAAGCAGCAGGGGGCGCGGGTGGGGCAGGCCGTCGAGCCGGCGCAGGGCGAGCCGGCCGCGGGCGAGCGGGAGGTCCGGGAGCCGGCCGCCGTGACGGGGGCCGGGCTCCCGGTGCAAGTGGTGCGCGACGCCGAGAGCCTGCGGGCAGCCGCCGCGGCGCTGGCCGCCGCGCGGCAGCCGCTGGTGGTTGGCGTCCTGGGCTCCGAGGAAGACGCGATGCGGGCCCGCATCGTGGGCGTGCTGGCCGCGACGGAGGCGCAGGCGTGGTACGTGCCCATCGGGCACGCCGGCGGCGCCGGCGCGCAGTTGCTTTGGGACGAGGTGCGGGCTGCGCTGGGACCCGTCTGGGAAGACGCCCGCGTGCCCAAATGGTGCCACGACGCCAAGCAACTGAGAACGCTGCTGCGCCGGCACGGGACGGATCTGCTCGGCGTGACCGTCGACGTCTGCTTGGCGTCGTATCTCGTCAATCCCGAGGGCAGCCACGACTTGCCGTCCGTTTCCATGCGCTATTGCAACCGCTACCTGCCCACCTGGAAGCAGCGCCTCAGCGAAGCGCCAGTCCAGCGGGGCGCATCGCCCGCCGAGCTGCCCCCGGAGATGGTGGCCGCGGCGCTGGCCGACGAGGCGCTTGCCGTACGGGAGCTGGCGCCGGTGCTGACGGAGCGGCTGCGGCGCGACGAGCTGTGGGAGCTGTACGAGCGCATCGAGCTGCCGCTGGTGGATGTGCTGCTGGAGATGGAGATGACCGGCGTCCGCATCGACGTCGACTACTTGCGCTCCCTTTCCGCCGAGCTGGACGCCGAGATCGAGCGGCTGACCCAAGAAATTTACGCCTTGGCCGGCGAGCCGTTCAACATCAACTCGCCCAAGCAGCTGAGCGCCGTCTTGTTCGACAAGCTGCAGCTTCCCGTCATCAAGCGCACCAAGACGGGGCCTTCCACCGATCAGGAAGTGCTGGAGGCGCTGGCCGAAAACCATCCGCTGCCGGCCAAGCTTCTCGAGTACCGGCAGCTGACCAAGCTGAAAAACACGTACGTTGACGCCTTGCCGGCGCTGGTGCACCCCGAAACGGGCAAAGTGCACACGCACTTCAACCAGACCGTGGCGGCCACGGGACGGCTCAGCAGCGCCAACCCCAACCTGCAAAACATCCCGGTGCGGACGGAGGAGGGCCGCCGCATCCGCAAGGCGTTTATTCCCTCCGAGCCCGGTTGGGTCATCTTGAAAGCCGACTACTCGCAAATCGAGCTGCGGGTGCTGGCTCACATCTCCGGCGACGAGACGCTCATCGAGGCGTTCCGGCGCGGGGAAGACATCCACCGCCGGACGGCCGCGGAAGTGTTCGGCCTTAAGCCCGAAGAGGTGACGCCGGAGCGGAGAGACGCAGCGAAAGCCATCAACTTCGGGATCGTGTACGGCATCAGCAGCTTCGGCTTGGCGAAAGGCACCGGGCTCAGCCGCGAGGAGGCGCAAAAATACATCGACGCGTATTTTGCCCGTTATCCAGGCGTAAGACAGTATATCGAGACGATCAAGGCGGTTGGCCGCGAGCTCGGGTACGTCACGACGTTGTTCAAGCGCCGCCGCTACTTGCCCGATTTGCGCAGCCGCGATTTCGCCCGCCGCAGCTTCGCCGAGCGCATGGCGATGAACACGCCCATCCAAGGAACGGCGGCCGACATCATCAAGCTCGCCATGGTGGCGGCCTGGCGCAGGCTGAAAGAGGAGGGCCTGCGGGCTCGGCTTCTGCTGCAGGTGCACGACGAGCTGGTGCTGGAGCTGCCGGCCGAGGAGACGGCCCGGGTGGCCGCGCTGATCCGCGATTGCATGAGCCACGTGGTGGAGCTGAAAGTGCCGCTGGTGGTCGACGTGGAAGTGGGCCCCAACTGGCTGGAGACGGAGAGTGTCGCGGCCGATGCCTGA
- a CDS encoding peptide ABC transporter ATP-binding protein, whose product MQYARQRSRGRSRQRVRRGKRRLPPLLSVRDLKVYFETEDGLVPAVDGISFDLKKGGTLGIVGESGCGKSVTSLAIMRLIPTPPGRIVGGQILFEGEDLLKKSPAEMRKIRGNEISMIFQEPMTSLNPVFTIGDQIMEAIILHQKVDKKTAREKAIEMLRLVGIPEPQRRIDEYPHQLSGGMRQRVMIAMALSCNPKLLIADEPTTALDVTIQAQILDLMRKLRDELGTAIILITHDLGVIAEMVEEVIVMYAGKIVEKTDVRSLFRSPKHPYTQGLLDSLPKLHQKQERLKTIEGVVPSPFNMPKGCRFHPRCEFARDICRQEEPQLIDLGGGHEAACFIHTNYKSMREKVS is encoded by the coding sequence ATGCAATATGCCCGGCAGCGGAGCCGCGGGCGGTCGCGGCAGCGCGTGCGAAGGGGGAAGCGTCGGTTGCCACCTCTGTTGTCCGTGCGGGATCTCAAGGTCTACTTTGAAACCGAAGATGGCCTCGTTCCGGCGGTGGACGGCATCAGCTTCGACCTGAAGAAGGGCGGGACGCTGGGCATCGTCGGCGAGTCCGGGTGCGGCAAGAGCGTCACGTCGCTCGCGATCATGCGGCTCATCCCGACGCCCCCGGGGCGCATCGTCGGGGGGCAGATCTTGTTCGAAGGCGAGGACCTGCTGAAGAAGTCGCCGGCCGAGATGCGGAAAATCCGGGGCAACGAGATTTCCATGATCTTTCAGGAGCCCATGACGTCGCTGAACCCGGTCTTCACTATCGGCGACCAGATCATGGAGGCCATCATCCTGCACCAGAAGGTCGACAAGAAAACCGCGCGGGAAAAGGCCATCGAAATGCTGCGGCTCGTGGGCATTCCCGAACCCCAGCGGCGCATCGACGAATACCCGCACCAGCTGTCCGGCGGCATGCGGCAGCGCGTCATGATAGCGATGGCGCTGTCGTGCAACCCCAAGCTCCTTATTGCCGACGAGCCGACGACGGCGCTGGACGTGACGATTCAGGCGCAAATCCTCGACCTGATGCGCAAGCTGCGCGACGAGCTGGGCACCGCCATCATCTTGATAACGCACGACTTGGGCGTCATCGCCGAGATGGTCGAGGAAGTCATCGTCATGTACGCCGGGAAGATTGTCGAGAAGACCGACGTGCGGTCCCTGTTCCGCAGCCCGAAGCACCCGTATACCCAAGGCCTGCTCGACTCGCTGCCCAAGCTGCACCAGAAGCAGGAGCGGCTGAAGACCATCGAGGGTGTGGTGCCGAGCCCCTTCAACATGCCGAAGGGCTGCCGCTTCCACCCGCGCTGCGAGTTCGCCCGCGACATCTGCCGCCAGGAGGAGCCGCAGCTCATCGACCTGGGCGGCGGGCACGAGGCGGCGTGCTTCATTCATACGAACTACAAGTCGATGCGGGAGAAGGTGAGCTGA